The following proteins come from a genomic window of Zonotrichia leucophrys gambelii isolate GWCS_2022_RI chromosome 4, RI_Zleu_2.0, whole genome shotgun sequence:
- the AP1AR gene encoding AP-1 complex-associated regulatory protein isoform X2 yields the protein MGNCWAQWCCGLFLRRDAGRIQRGGGSKYFRTCSTGEHFTIEFENLVESDEGESPGSSHRPLTEEEIADLKERHYDSIAEKQRVVDLKLQSEQRRQHRITQQRAHAVNNGEFQSCVAEEDLDPFLRNTKFQYEAFRSSRLSSDATVLTPNTESSCDLMTKTKSVSGNDDSTSLDLEWEDEEGMNRMVPVRERSRTEEDILRAALKFNSRKPGSHPASASDDSNGLEWENDFVSAAAALDDNGNSEYAGFVNPVLELSECERQDR from the exons ATCCAAGTATTTTAGAACATGTTCAACAGGAGAACACTTCACTATAGAG tttGAGAACCTGGTGGAAAGTGATGAG gGGGAGAGCCCAGGAAGCAGTCACAG GCCTCTGACTGAGGAAGAAATTGCAGACCTGAAAGAGAGACACTACGACTCCATTGCTGAGAAGCAGAGGGTTGTTGATCTGAAGCTTCAGTCAGAG CAACGTAGGCAGCACAGGATaacacagcagagagcacaTGCTGTTAACAATGGAGAGTTCCAGAG CTGTGTGGCAGAGGAGGACCTCGATCCTTTCCTGAGGAATACAAAATTCCAGTATGAAGCTTTCCGAAGCAGCA ggcTTTCATCTGATGCCACAGTGCTGACACCCAACACAGAGAGCAGTTGTGACTTGATGACCAAAACCAAATCAGTGAGTGGGAATGATGACAGCACCTCCTTGGATTTAGAGTGGGAAGATGAAGAAG GCATGAACAGGATGGTCCCGGTGCGGGAGCGCTCCCGGACGGAGGAGGACATCCTGCGGGCGGCGCTCAAGTTCAACAGCAGGAAGCCGGGCAGCCACCCGGCCTCGGCCTCCGACGACTCCAACGGGCTGGAGTGGGAGAACGACTTCgtcagcgccgccgccgccctggACGACAACGGCAACTCCGAGTACGCCGGCTTCGTGAACCCCGTGCTGGAACTGTCGGAGTGCGAGCGCCAGGACAGATAG
- the AP1AR gene encoding AP-1 complex-associated regulatory protein isoform X1 — protein sequence MGNCWAQWCCGLFLRRDAGRIQRGGGSKYFRTCSTGEHFTIEFENLVESDEGESPGSSHRPLTEEEIADLKERHYDSIAEKQRVVDLKLQSELALQEEKLRLEEEALYAAQRQAARAAKQKKLLEQRRQHRITQQRAHAVNNGEFQSCVAEEDLDPFLRNTKFQYEAFRSSRLSSDATVLTPNTESSCDLMTKTKSVSGNDDSTSLDLEWEDEEGMNRMVPVRERSRTEEDILRAALKFNSRKPGSHPASASDDSNGLEWENDFVSAAAALDDNGNSEYAGFVNPVLELSECERQDR from the exons ATCCAAGTATTTTAGAACATGTTCAACAGGAGAACACTTCACTATAGAG tttGAGAACCTGGTGGAAAGTGATGAG gGGGAGAGCCCAGGAAGCAGTCACAG GCCTCTGACTGAGGAAGAAATTGCAGACCTGAAAGAGAGACACTACGACTCCATTGCTGAGAAGCAGAGGGTTGTTGATCTGAAGCTTCAGTCAGAG TTAGCCTTACAAGAGGAGAAGTTAAGACTAGAAGAGGAGGCTTTATATGCTGCACAACGTcaagcagccagggcagcaaagcagaaaaagctCTTGGAG CAACGTAGGCAGCACAGGATaacacagcagagagcacaTGCTGTTAACAATGGAGAGTTCCAGAG CTGTGTGGCAGAGGAGGACCTCGATCCTTTCCTGAGGAATACAAAATTCCAGTATGAAGCTTTCCGAAGCAGCA ggcTTTCATCTGATGCCACAGTGCTGACACCCAACACAGAGAGCAGTTGTGACTTGATGACCAAAACCAAATCAGTGAGTGGGAATGATGACAGCACCTCCTTGGATTTAGAGTGGGAAGATGAAGAAG GCATGAACAGGATGGTCCCGGTGCGGGAGCGCTCCCGGACGGAGGAGGACATCCTGCGGGCGGCGCTCAAGTTCAACAGCAGGAAGCCGGGCAGCCACCCGGCCTCGGCCTCCGACGACTCCAACGGGCTGGAGTGGGAGAACGACTTCgtcagcgccgccgccgccctggACGACAACGGCAACTCCGAGTACGCCGGCTTCGTGAACCCCGTGCTGGAACTGTCGGAGTGCGAGCGCCAGGACAGATAG
- the TIFA gene encoding TRAF-interacting protein with FHA domain-containing protein A: MSFFEEAETEETVTCLHLTFYHPGQAEKMMFRCLDFCRRQQLRADDTAKFGRDSSLCRYSLVDTRVSRIQFSLQFYRKLHSSEYAFEIKNLSKKTKLTVNQTELGYLNKIDLPWKCIICFGEYQVLAEIQEGEAVDYFETHLHLAEAPILQERCLPSLQPVPENGISPSFPPGQGKSPTEIDENEMC, translated from the coding sequence ATGAGCTTCTTCGAGGAGGCCGAAACAGAGGAGACAGTGACGTGCCTCCACCTGACCTTCTACCACCCCGGGCAGGCTGAGAAGATGATGTTCCGCTGCCTGGATTTCTGCCGGCGGCAGCAGCTGCGGGCGGACGACACGGCCAAGTTTGGCCGCGACTCCAGCCTGTGCCGCTACAGCCTGGTGGACACGCGCGTCTCCCGCATCCAGTTCTCCCTGCAGTTCTACAGGAAGCTCCACAGCTCCGAGTACGCCTTCGAGATCAAGAACCTGAGCAAGAAAACGAAGCTGACCGTCAACCAAACGGAGCTGGGTTACTTGAACAAAATCGACCTGCCCTGGAAGTGCATCATCTGCTTTGGGGAATACCAGGTCCTGGCGGAGATTCAAGAAGGGGAGGCCGTGGATTATTTTGAGACTCACTTGCACTTGGCTGAAGCACCCATCTTACAAGAAAGGtgcctgccatccctgcagcctgttcctgagAATGgcatttctccttcctttcctcctggcCAAGGCAAAAGCCCCACAGAGATTGATGAGAACGAGATGTGCTAG
- the ALPK1 gene encoding alpha-protein kinase 1, with product MSGQSAVAALLQQCQRALDTELLPRAPGEAEQREYRRCQALLPEELRSLLEEAKEMKWPFVPERWQYKQELGPEDKTNLQDMISARLPDLLAFLKASIVVRDSSTATAVVFLLDRFLYWLDASSRLLRLAKGLHRLHPGAPISPQLLIRQARLAVNAGKLLKAEYILSSLINDNGATGTWRYAEESDRVLVQAVCLQIRGQILQKLGMWYEAAELVWASIVGYFQLPQPDKKGIATSLGIMADIFASMDEQDYARFKTNADIDLSLLQEFNHRLLSAAEACKLAAAYSQYTPLFVLTAVNIRGMCLLSYSHSKDCPPEKREFYLSAAKESFEVGLLTKEEQSAITSRQELHSFIKASFCLATVHRWLHGDSQELHGVTQLCKEALGKLHSYSTSFPEEEEKGVLAREIMSLVAAVKRRLRVGGFPNSDARSYVPDSYKGSVRKPVLQGEASFEKILAKHSQHHLSVCQVFEKTCRIHKTMLGEIQVGACITTLRTETKTMDTLCTAEDTAQQRSGAVKILGSPTAGNSSEGLSGQRNQDICSGVMKISFEEEMEPLEMKLNSEKDVFSRGQDRSQSTTSENSWCKLSKCSYSSSWEELSCNSSRESLRDGQQGEKGSVEEQCCTTEPNGSSQDMPLCSLPPRAWHPAPREPLRASGGSPQHSSEGCAPRAGRMVEKEPLCREELQEGRHRGRSSSKEKSKGSNNEFPSLSILDSVPTRQEKSFSCAELSCRTKDSSREGSIGRFEWLHSGEPADSTEGPSFEAQPPQDRSPSAPSTNIWLKTGSDSSVPGWVSTSAMLGNKSLQVPQVDTQAETMDDTEFELISLGDLVKDYPAALAPKHGATPSVPTALPSLGKIPTTKHFDCATTEEDEEKSQDVLGSRGQSSSSLSSGITSALMATSCPAGSVSRGSAIAFMPGRVKEELLDARFLRDDDYRQLLAGVEHHWLVQRLMPTGIFRSKELRKAYSALLLKYSKKSGLWTGQETAVFIGDYLNVAKEGKQRNAFWIHFLHQEESLGRYVGKEYKEEKGLLHHFSDVERQMTAQYYVTEFNKRLYEQKVPTQIFYIPSAVLLILEDRIIKGCVSVEPYILGEFVKLSNNTKVVKNEYKATEYGLAYGHFCYEFSKGTDVVVDLQGWVTGNGKGLIYLTDPQIHSLNSKDSRSNFGKKGIYYFFNDQHVECNEICSCLSLTRPSMELLA from the exons ATGAGCGGGCAGAGCGCCGTGGCCgcgctgctgcagcagtgccagcggGCCCTGGACACCGAGCTGCTGCCCCGGGCACCGGGAGAGGCGGAGCAGCGGGAATACCGGCGGTGCCAAG ctctgcttcctgaggagctgaggagcCTGCTGGAGGAGGCAAAGGAAATGAAGTGGCCCTTTGTGCCGGAGAGATGGCAGTACAAACAAGAGCTGGGCCCAGAAGACAAAACAAACCTGCAAGATATGATCAGCGCCAGGCTGCCTGACTTGCTG GCTTTTCTGAAGGCCTCCATCGTGGTCCGGGACAGCAGCACGGCCACGGCCGTGGTGTTCCTGCTGGACCGCTTCCTGTACTGGCTGGACGCCTCCAGCCGGCTGCTGCGGCTGGCCAAGGGGCTGCACCGCCTGCATCCCGGCGCTCCCATCAGCCCGCAGCTGCTCATCCGCCAGGCTCGCCTCGCCGTCAACGCAG GGAAACTTTTAAAAGCTGAATATatcctgagcagcctgattAATGACAATGGAGCAACGG GAACGTGGCGATACGCCGAGGAGAGCGATCGGGTTCTTGTTCAGGCAGTCTGCCTGCAAATCAGGGGACAGATCCTGCAAAAGCTTG gGATGTGGtatgaggcagcagagctggtctGGGCTTCCATCGTGGGATACTTCCAACTTCCTCAGCCAGATAAAAAG gGAATTGCCACATCCTTGGGTATTATGGCAGACATCTTTGCTTCCATGGATGAGCAGGATTATGCACGCTTCAAAACCAATGCTGACATTGACCTG AGCCTCCTGCAGGAGTTCAACCACCGCTTGTTATCGGCGGCCGAGGCCTGCAAGCTGGCAGCTGCCTACAGCCAGTACACCCCCCTGTTTGTCCTCACGGCTGTG AACATCCGTGGGATGTGTCTGCTGTCCTACAGCCACTCCAAGGACTGTCCCCCGGAAAAGAGAGAGTTCTACTTGTCTGCAGCCAAAGAATCCTTCGAGGTGGGGCTGCTCACCAAGGAGGAGCAGAGTGCCATcaccagcaggcaggagctgcacagttTCATCAAAGCCTCCTTCTGCCTGGCCACCGTGCACCGCTGGCTCCACGGGGACAGCCAGGAGCTCCACGGGGTCACCCAGCTGTGCAAGGAAGCCCTGGGCAAGCTGCACTCCTACAGCACTTCCTtcccagaggaggaagagaagggggTGCTTGCCAGAGAGATCATGTCTCTGGTTGCAGCTGTGAAGAGGCGCCTGCGGGTGGGAGGCTTCCCCAATTCCGACGCCAGGTCTTACGTCCCAGACAGTTATAAAGGCTCGGTACGAAAACCTGTCCTGCAAGGGGAAGCCAGCTTTGAGAAAATCCTTGCCAAGCATTCCCAGCACCACCTGTCAGTGTGCCAAGTGTTTGAAAAAACTTGCAGGATTCATAAAACCATGCTGGGAGAGATCCAGGTGGGAGCTTGTATCACAACCCTGAGAACAGAGACCAAAACCATGGACACCTTGTGTACTGCTGAagacacagctcagcagaggagTGGTGCTGTGAAAATCCTGGGCTCACCAACAGCAGGAAACAGCTCAGAAGGACTCAGTGGCCAAAGAAATCAAGACATTTGCTCTGGTGTGATGAAAATTTCCTTTGAAGAAGAGATGGAGCCATTAGAAATGAAACTAAACAGtgaaaaagatgttttcagCAGAGGGCAAGACAGGAGCCAAAGCACTACTTCTGAGAACTCTTGGTGCAAGCTGTCCAAATGCAGTTACTCTTCCAGCTGGGAGGAGCTGAGTTGTAATAGCAGCAGAGAGTCTCTCAGGGACGGGCAGCAAGGGGAGAAGGGCTCAGTGGAGGAGCAGTGCTGCACCACAGAGCCCAATGGAAGCAGCCAGGACATGCCCCTGTGCTCCTTACCTCCCAGAGCCTGGCATCCTGCTCCTCGGGAGCCCCTCCGTGCCTCTGGGGGGTCTCCTCAGCATTCCTCAGAGGGGTGTGCCCCTCGAGCAGGGAGGATGGTGGAGAAGGAGCCTCTCTGCAgagaagagctgcaggagggaaggcaCCGTGGAAGGAGCTCCTCAAAAGAGAAATCAAAGGGCTCAAACAATGagtttccttccctctccatcctcGACTCTGTTCCTACAAGGCAGGAGAAGTCCTTTTCCTGTGCcgagctgagctgcaggaccaaggacagcagcagggagggaagcatCGGTCGCTTTGAGTGGCTCCACTCGGGAGAACCTGCAGACAGCACCGAGGGTCCCTCGTTTGAGGCGCAGCCGCCCCAGGACAGGAGCCCTTCTGCACCATCAACAAACATCTGGCTGAAAACAGGCAGTGACtcctctgtgcctggctgggTGAGCACATCTGCCATGCTGGGGAACAAATCTCTGCAGGTGCCTCAGGTTGACACCCAGGCAGAAACAATGGATGACACTGAATTCGAGCTCATCAGCCTGGGAGACTTGGTAAAGGATTatcctgcagcactggctccAAAGCATGGAGCAACTCCCAGCGTGCCAACAGCTTTGCCCTCCCTGGGAAAGATACCCACAACCAAGCACTTTGACTGTGCCACTACCGAGGAGGATGAAGAGAAGTCTCAGgatgtgctgggcagcaggggacAGTCCAGTTCCTCTCTGAGTTCAGGGATCACATCAGCACTGATGGCCACGAGCTGCCCTGCAGGTTCAGTCTCAAGGGGAAGTGCCATTGCCTTCATGCCTGGCAGAGTGAAGGAAGAGCTCCTGGATGCTCGCTTTCTGAGGGATGATGAttacaggcagctcctggcaggggtGGAGCATCACTGGCTTGTCCAGAGACTGATGCCTACTGGGATCTTTAGGAGCAAAGAGCTTCGCAAAGCATACT CTGCTCTTCTTCTGAAGTACTCCAAGAAATCAGGGCTGTGGACAGGCCAGGAGACAGCTGTGTTCATTGGGGACTACCTGAACGTGGCCAAGGAGGGCAAGCAGAGAAATGCCTTTTGGATACACTTCCTGCACCAAGAAGAAAGCCTGGGAAG GTATGTTGGGAAGGAatacaaagaggaaaaaggactCCTCCATCATTTCAGTGACGTGGAGCGACAGATGACAGCCCAGTACTACGTGACAGAGTTCAACAAGAGGCTGTATGAGCAGAAGGTCCCTACTCAAATTTTTTACATCCCCTCTGCAGTCCTCCTG ATTCTGGAAGACAGAATTATAAAAGGGTGTGTGAGTGTGGAGCCCTACATCCTGGGGGAGTTTGTGAAGCTCTCCAACAACACCAAGGTGGTGAAGAATGAGTACAAAGCCACGGAGTATGGTCTGGCTTACGGCCACTTCTGCTACGAGTTCTCCAAGGGAACTGACGTGGTCGTTGACCTTCAAG GTTGGGTGACAGGTAACGGGAAAGGCCTCATCTACCTCACAGACCCCCAGATTCACTCCCTCAATAGCAAAGACTCACGCTCCAACTTTGGGAAGAAAGGAATTTACTACTTTTTTAATGATCAACACGTGGAGTGCAACGAGATCTGTAGCTGCCTGTCCTTGACAAGGccctccatggagctgctggcctAG